In Candidatus Zixiibacteriota bacterium, the following proteins share a genomic window:
- a CDS encoding AAA family ATPase, whose amino-acid sequence ALAAALLHRPAILFLDEPTGGVDPVFRRRFWEILYRLADAGTTLFVTTHYMDEAEFCRRISIMHRGRIIEMGNPQELIEQYRQPDLQELFISLISREGVDA is encoded by the coding sequence GGCCCTCGCCGCAGCGCTTCTGCACCGCCCCGCAATCCTTTTCCTCGATGAACCAACCGGCGGGGTCGACCCGGTTTTCCGCAGACGCTTCTGGGAAATTCTCTACCGTTTGGCCGATGCCGGCACCACGCTCTTTGTCACCACCCATTATATGGATGAGGCTGAATTCTGCCGGCGGATTTCAATTATGCACCGAGGGAGAATAATCGAAATGGGCAACCCCCAGGAATTGATAGAGCAATATCGCCAGCCCGACCTACAGGAACTTTTTATATCACTTATCTCGCGTGAGGGTGTCGATGCGTAA
- a CDS encoding ABC transporter permease — protein sequence MRKIKYIAIKEFRHILRDPRSLGIAILMPVLMTFLYGYAINLDIKNIKLAFLDFDRSSESRALADRFFNSGYFLRPDAAADISDPEKILKRGGANAVMIIPHGLSEALGNRTEYEIGLMVDGADANLAAATSSYSNMVLMQFLKDKLPEGMEIPGVTISARVLYNPDLKSSHFFVPGLIAIILMMISALLTSITIAREKETGTMEQLLTAPVTPREIIIGKVIPYIGLAMLDAILVLLFAVFHFGVPFIGSTLLLLLFGVIYIIAALSIGILISTLVKTQQLAMMAALTVTVLPSVMLSGFIFEIKNMPIILQYITHIVPARYFLLIIRGIMLKGSGLSVLWVEAVFLVILTVILLAAAARKFHLKIG from the coding sequence ATGCGTAAAATAAAGTACATTGCCATTAAAGAGTTTCGCCATATCCTGCGCGACCCGCGCTCGCTCGGTATTGCAATTCTCATGCCTGTCCTGATGACTTTTCTTTACGGCTACGCCATAAATCTCGATATCAAAAATATCAAATTGGCTTTTCTCGATTTTGATCGCTCCTCCGAATCGCGGGCGCTGGCCGATAGATTCTTCAACTCCGGTTATTTTCTTCGCCCTGATGCGGCGGCCGATATATCTGACCCGGAAAAAATCCTAAAACGCGGCGGCGCTAATGCCGTTATGATTATCCCCCATGGATTGTCCGAGGCGTTGGGGAATCGCACCGAATATGAAATCGGGCTAATGGTCGATGGGGCCGATGCCAATCTGGCCGCCGCCACCAGCAGTTACTCCAATATGGTTCTGATGCAATTTTTGAAAGACAAACTGCCCGAGGGAATGGAGATTCCCGGTGTCACCATCTCTGCCCGGGTGCTTTATAATCCCGATCTGAAATCCTCCCATTTCTTTGTCCCCGGTCTGATTGCCATTATTTTGATGATGATCTCCGCCCTTTTGACCTCCATCACCATCGCCCGCGAAAAAGAAACCGGCACCATGGAACAGCTTCTCACCGCGCCGGTCACCCCCCGGGAAATTATCATCGGGAAAGTGATCCCTTACATCGGGCTGGCTATGCTTGATGCCATTTTGGTGCTGCTGTTTGCGGTTTTCCATTTCGGTGTTCCTTTCATCGGATCCACGTTGTTGCTTCTTTTATTCGGCGTGATATATATCATTGCCGCACTGTCGATCGGGATACTGATATCGACCTTAGTCAAAACCCAGCAGTTGGCCATGATGGCCGCCCTGACTGTCACTGTTCTCCCTTCGGTCATGCTTTCCGGTTTTATCTTTGAAATAAAGAATATGCCGATTATCCTGCAGTATATCACGCACATTGTGCCGGCCCGCTATTTCCTTCTTATTATCCGCGGCATCATGCTTAAAGGTTCCGGCCTGTCGGTTCTCTGGGTGGAGGC